The following coding sequences lie in one Arabidopsis thaliana chromosome 3, partial sequence genomic window:
- a CDS encoding Bromo-adjacent homology (BAH) domain-containing protein (Bromo-adjacent homology (BAH) domain-containing protein; FUNCTIONS IN: DNA binding; INVOLVED IN: biological_process unknown; LOCATED IN: cellular_component unknown; CONTAINS InterPro DOMAIN/s: Bromo adjacent homology (BAH) domain (InterPro:IPR001025); BEST Arabidopsis thaliana protein match is: Bromo-adjacent homology (BAH) domain-containing protein (TAIR:AT4G23120.1); Has 502 Blast hits to 500 proteins in 75 species: Archae - 0; Bacteria - 5; Metazoa - 102; Fungi - 0; Plants - 380; Viruses - 0; Other Eukaryotes - 15 (source: NCBI BLink).), with protein sequence MSIQQSNEVVVIDNVPLSTLSTKETTTKKRRVEESKEMQVKKKAKFEQRPSDCAKSIGKPIKFTGKGQNKKCHYETFEFHGKQYRLKDFVLLYPEDNKQKEYIAIIKDIYSQEKDGLVKMEVQWFYRREDIEEKHFGKWKTENPREIFFSFHCDEVFAESVKYKCLVYFVPDDKQIPNRIHHSGFIVQMVYDNVRKKVRKFSHEGFEEEQKFEIDMLVAKTVSRIGNLVDVEKVQTTTIPRRKRIVRKCERMSSNPISEKLESLPSSALDRDKTLLELLEVVLKNMCCESTGTSRKDVVQMVLALEEALYDSFADDVPKYNYKLELLVERLKNSRVLATRLLNGELKPEQAIKMADFEEPKLVEDVASTSENVGHKDCLD encoded by the exons ATGTCCATCCAGCAATCGAATGAAGTGGTTGTGATTGACAATGTTCCATTGTCGACGTTAAGCACCAAAGAAACGAcgacaaagaagagaagggtGGAGGAGAGTAAGGAAAtgcaagtgaagaagaaagcaaagttCGAGCAGAGACCGAGCGATTGTGCGAAGTCAATTGGTAAACCGATTAAGTTTACTGGTAAGGgacaaaacaagaaatgtCATTACGAGACATTCGAGTTTCATGGCAAACAATATAGACTG aAAGACTTTGTGCTATTGTATCCAGAAGACAATAAACAAAAGGAATACATTGCGATCATcaag GATATTTattcacaagaaaaagatggaCTTGTGAAGATGGAGGTGCAGTGGTTTTACCGTAGAGAAGATATcgaagaaaaacattttgggAAGTGGAAAACCGAAAACCCAAGGGAAATTTTCTTCAGTTTTCATTGTGATGAAGTGTTTGCTGAATCTGTCAAGTACAAGTGTCTTGTATATTTCGTGCCAGATGATAAGCAAATCCCAAACCGTATTCATCATTCCGGCTTCATCGTGCAAATGGTTTATGATAATGTTCGCAAAAAGGTGAGGAAGTTCTCTCATGAAGGCTTTGAAGAGGAGCAAAAGTTTGAGATTGATATGCTTGTGGCAAAGACGGTTTCGAGAATTGGAAATCTCGTTGACGTTGAGAAAGTTCAAACGACTACGATTCCGAGGCGTAAAAGAATTGTTAGGAAGTGTGAGAGAATGAGTTCTAACCCGATCTCGGAGAAGTTAGAGTCGTTACCATCCAGTGCTTTGGATCGTGACAAGACATTGTTGGAGCTTTTAGAAGTAGTACTTAAGAACATGTGTTGTGAAAGTACGGGGACCAGTCGAAAGGATGTTGTTCAGATGGTACTTGCTCTTGAGGAggctttatatgattctttcGCGGATGATGTACCAAAGTATAATTACAAGTTGGAGCTTCTGGTTGAGAGACTCAAG AATTCAAGAGTGCTAGCTACAAGACTTCTCAATGGCGAATTAAAACCTGAACAAGCTATAAAGATG GCCGACTTCGAAGAACCAAAATTGGTGGAAGATGTTGCATCCACCTCCGAAAATGTTGGGCACAAAGATTGTCTCGATTAA
- a CDS encoding uncharacterized protein (unknown protein; Has 30201 Blast hits to 17322 proteins in 780 species: Archae - 12; Bacteria - 1396; Metazoa - 17338; Fungi - 3422; Plants - 5037; Viruses - 0; Other Eukaryotes - 2996 (source: NCBI BLink).) — translation MLIRVIKCWHFTKPRVRYSSAAACIVLNTVESDQPSPVSPETVDSLLLSVDLESRLKES, via the coding sequence ATGCTGATACGTGTTATAAAATGCTGGCACTTCACCAAGCCACGCGTCAGGTATTCGAGCGCCGCCGCATGCATCGTGTTGAACACCGTCGAGTCCGATCAGCCATCGCCGGTTAGTCCTGAAACGGTGGATAGTCTCCTCCTATCTGTTGATCTCGAATCCAGACTCAAGGAAAGTTGA
- a CDS encoding Ribosomal protein S14p/S29e family protein (Ribosomal protein S14p/S29e family protein; FUNCTIONS IN: structural constituent of ribosome; INVOLVED IN: translation; LOCATED IN: cytosolic small ribosomal subunit, ribosome; EXPRESSED IN: male gametophyte, cultured cell, pollen tube; EXPRESSED DURING: L mature pollen stage, M germinated pollen stage; CONTAINS InterPro DOMAIN/s: Ribosomal protein S14 (InterPro:IPR001209); BEST Arabidopsis thaliana protein match is: Ribosomal protein S14p/S29e family protein (TAIR:AT4G33865.1); Has 986 Blast hits to 986 proteins in 355 species: Archae - 225; Bacteria - 0; Metazoa - 331; Fungi - 136; Plants - 156; Viruses - 0; Other Eukaryotes - 138 (source: NCBI BLink).): MGHSNVWNSHPKKYGPGSRLCRVCGNSHGLIRKYGLNCCRQCFRSNAKEIGFIKYR; this comes from the exons ATGGGTCACTCTAATGTATGGAACTCTCATCCGAAGAAGTACGGTCCTGGATCTCGTTTATG CCGTGTGTGCGGGAACTCGCACGGTCTGATCCGGAAGTATGGTTTGAACTGCTGCAGACAGTGTTTCCGTAGCAACGCTAAGGAGATTGGATTCATTAAG TACCGTTAA
- a CDS encoding thylakoid lumenal P17.1 protein (thylakoid lumenal P17.1 protein; Has 71 Blast hits to 71 proteins in 23 species: Archae - 0; Bacteria - 4; Metazoa - 0; Fungi - 0; Plants - 53; Viruses - 0; Other Eukaryotes - 14 (source: NCBI BLink).), with product MASRPLISLQLLSSSSSSSSLKPTTKLLFFHKPELISHHHRNRNKLSRTSVHQHSANLIIHPSVLFLSSAFDGGGGFIDTQTFIVTISLVVAIALSLFLGFKGDPVPCERCGGNGGTKCVFCLEGKMKVESGMVDCKVCKGSGLIFCKKCGGSGYSRRL from the exons ATGGCCAGTCGACCTCTCATCTCTCTgcaacttctttcttcttcttcttcatcttcctcgttaaaaccaacaacaaaacttctcttctttcataaACCTGAACTAATTAGCCACCACCATAGAAACCGTAACAAGTTGTCACGGACAAGTGTTCATCAACACTCAGCTAATCTCATCATTCACCCTTCTGTTCTTTTCCTAAGTAGCGCCTTCGATGGCGGTGGAGGATTCATCGATACACAGACTTTTATTGTCACCATTAGTCTCGTTGTAGCCATTGCTCTCTCACTATTCCTCGGCTTCAAG GGAGATCCAGTTCCTTGTGAGAGATGTGGTGGAAACG GCGGAACGAAATGTGTATTTTGCCTAGAAGGGAAGATGAAGGTGGAATCTGGCATGGTTGATTGCAAAGTCTGCAAAGGTTCAG gtttgattttttgcaAGAAATGTGGAGGTTCCGGATATTCTCGCCGTTTATAA